One Solanum pennellii chromosome 10, SPENNV200 genomic region harbors:
- the LOC107001484 gene encoding auxin-responsive protein SAUR21-like, with translation PVLKEVFTSGGVPKVHCAVYVGESQKKRFVVPVSYLSHPLFQDLLAKAEEEFGFDHPMGGLTISCKEDVFFDLTSRLRRSS, from the coding sequence CCGGTTCTTAAGGAGGTCTTCACATCTGGAGGTGTTCCAAAAGTTCATTGTGCTGTGTATGTAGGAGAGAGCCAAAAGAAGAGATTTGTCGTGCCAGTATCATACTTGAGCCACCCTCTATTTCAAGACTTGTTAGCTAAAGCAGAAGAAGAGTTCGGCTTTGATCATCCAATGGGTGGTCTTACAATATCTTGCAAAGAGGATGTGTTTTTTGATCTTACTTCCCGCTTAAGAAGGTCATCATAg